In the genome of Arachis stenosperma cultivar V10309 chromosome 2, arast.V10309.gnm1.PFL2, whole genome shotgun sequence, the window GTTTTTGCTGAACCATTCCTCCCTACTACTACATTCACGACAACTTGTGCAATGGCGTCTTGGTTTTCGCTGGTTTTAGTGCTTCTAGGGTTCCTTGCTTCTCGGTCCTCGTCATTGTTTTGCCGTTGGGGCAGCCTAATATTTTGGTCGATTTTCAAAAGCTTTCCATCTTAGATGTCTTGCTCCAAAGCATCCTTTAAGTCTATGCAATCTTCCTTCCTATGACCGTAGGATTTATGGTAATCACAATATTTTGATTGTTCAAGAATGCCTTTAGTCATATCTGACTTACTTTGGGTAATATGCCTCGGTGTGACACTTGTTGATAAACTTCCGTCAATGATGCCACCAGTAGTCTATACGTTGAGAATTTTCCCACATGAGAAACTACTGTTCTTGGGgtattctgtcccaattcccaggCTTATTAGGTGAGGAAACTAGGTTTTTCCGCTTTGTTGAAACCGCCTTTAAAACTTCTTCATCTCTCATGTACTCTAGGGCAATTCGTTGGATTTCTTCCATGGACTTTACATCCTTATAAGTGAGGTGCCTCCTGAAGTCTCCCTCTAGCAATCCTGCTATGAGACACAGGCAAACAACCTTTGGAGTTTGGGTATTGACTTTTAAAAGTACTTTGTTGAACTTATCCAGATAATCTCGTATGCTTTTCCCGGTCCTTTGTTCTATGCCAAGCAAAGAAATCGGGTGCTTAGCTTGGGTTCACCTGGTTGTGAAATGAGCAAAGAACTTGATGTCGTGAAATGAGGAGATAAAACCAGATGGCAAAATGTTAAACCATGTCATTGCCTGTCCAGAGAGCATGACTGAAAATACTTTACATCTTATAGCATCTTCGACACCTTCTAGGTCCATTTGCGCTTCGAAAGCGTCTATGTGTTTTGGGGATCAAACTTTTCTTCATACTTTAGATCCGTTGGTTTATCAACGTGTTTGGGCAACCTGACTTGTAAAACATACGAGGCAAATAGGGTATGCCCCATGATTACATGCTCCCTAGAATCCTTATACCGCCTAAGGCTTGGGATCCTGTTAGGAGTTCGTTTCCTTTTGGTTTGGGCAGATTGAGAGTTAGATCTTCTTCGTCTATCATGATCACCATGCACTTCCTCATGATGAGGAAAACCTTTTCGGGTTCGCCGATAATCATCATCACGCCGATAACCTTGAGACCTTTTTGGAGTCATTTTTTTCTGACTATCCGACTGATCTCTACGCATACGGGTGCGAGATCGGGTTCTCTAGAACTGTGAACGTTCTTCCAGCTTACGCCCTAGTTCGTTCATCTTATTCTGTATTTCCTGCATTTCTTGCATTTTGTGACTCATTTCTTGCATTGCATGGTCATAAACTTGTGGGCCCTAGCCGACGATACTTCGCTCTCTAGTGTTCTGTTTGAACCCTAGGGGCACTTGGTGTTCATCGGTGGAATTGGGGTCAGTCTCATGACCGTCTTCATGAAGTGTTTTCTTGAGCGGAGTGTTTGGGTTAACGGTTTATTAGATCTTGTGTTCAGCCATGGTATGAAACAATTTCGGGATTctcacagacggcgccaatgttcgtaCCTAGTTGGTGATACGTACTTAAAAGAATCCGAGATCCCGATGTGTGATGTTTACAGACCAGGCCGAGTGGCAATCTGCAAAGGCATTCCGAAACTTAAGTTAGTAGTGCATTTATTAGAGATAATGTGTCTTATCTTACCTGCTTTTAGCGGCCCGGTTTTATACATTTCTTAGGTATCTGTTGAGCAATTATTATCTCGAatttacatttattttatttttcgttttccTGATCCAGAATTATTTCATTTATGTTATCCGTATTTCTTGTATGATGTCGATAACATGTGATCTTGCATGGCCGGATTCTCGTTTTTTGTTATTATCCAAAATAGAATTAgactaaataaattaaattaataattaaataatgacaaaaaataataaattataataattctagcatttttcataattaataaCTCAAAACATGTTCATGTGAATCAAATATAAATCGAGTGTATGCATTCAACAAATCCAGTGTATGCATTCAATATAAATCTTAAATATGAGAGTGAATTAGGTCGTCAGGAAAATTTGCCCCACCAAGTTTTGGGTCCGACAGGATAATAAGATAGATAATAAGGCCATGTTAGGAGTCTCACCGCATTGCTCCTCTCGCTTTCTATATTCTATACACCCTTGTCCTTCTTTCTAAGTAATATATATGTGCCTACAATAATGAATCCAATGCTAAATTTAACCGACAAAACAAGCCAATCTTAGAATGGACAAGTCCATAAATTTCTTTTTACCTCTTTCTATTCAATACGCACGCACGCACTATGTTTTTCATTATGTAATGTTAACATAAAAATTGGAAAATCTTTTTTGGATATCCAAGTTTTTTTACATGGTATCAACACTcattttattatcattatatatCATTGTGTTTTCATTTTAACATCCAAATTCTTCTTTTGTAAATTAGATTGtgcatattttttcttttgttttttacaatttttttactGAACAAATCAATAACTAATTTATTGtgaattagaattttatttagaattttattattagttaacaAATTGCTACATGTCAAAtttctaatatttatttaaacaaacGAGTAAATATTTTTAGATGCATATATTATCTCTCGAAATTTTGAcacaaattaataaattaataacaaaattcaACTAACTATAGTTTGATACAGAAAGTGCTTTCTCCATGCAAGTATAATTGTCTTTTAAAGTTTTGACACATATATTAATAAtagggttaagtatgattttagACACAGTTTGGATAACCAATTTAATTAAGTtctttttgataaaataatttaaatgataaataattctattaaaagtaacttataaataagttattttttatttggatttttaattctagaagtgcttattttataaaaatgtgatgaaaagtaaaagtattatgagagaagtcatttttttaacttctctataaACTCCTAAATAGTTTCTTAGAAAATTgcaatttggttttgaaaattgcatcagacattaatactactacttttcataagtcaaaagttaaaaaaagtTACTTCTAAAGTTTCCAAACGGGCCCTAAGTCCTTAAAGTATaagtcaaaaaaaattttcgtattcaactttttttttcatacaaaatcgTCTTTAAGATTTAACTTGATTTTAAAATCGTCGTTACCatagggaccaaaatcatacaaAAATGGTGACAAAAATAAAGGCAAAAGTGGATTATAGacaatttcttcttttttccttcccctttcttcttttttccttttctcttcgagaaaaacttttttctctattttttaattttataatttttttgttatggatAATTTAgtccaaaattttaatatttaagtaaaaaagacaattttaaaatttgattttaaattttagagacaattttatattcaaaaaaatGTTGGAGacgaaaaattttttgacctatatcttgaagaccaaaatcatacttaacccttaataaatcaataaatataaaaattatttttttttaaataattgtcTTGAGTGAAATGAGAACCGCCTTCAGACTGGACGAAATTACTTGAAATTCTAATACATAGtagattaaaaaatttcaaatgaaaaagttaacaattttttttctttttataaaaagaattcaagaagagttacaatTTGTTAAATCCACATTAACTCATTGACATATACTACTGGAATACAGTTAAATGAGACTCATAAATAGGtcaaatcaatttaaaaaaatcgaTCTATGAAAAtgtatttaatttatatgttttatttatgtaaaaaaattctTACCATAAATATTTAAGCAGACATATCctgttattaataaaaataattaatttaatttggaataatataacattttttataatatcaaTATATTGCCCCACCAAAAATGAAGCTCAAATGGGGATTGGGATCCTATGAAATTTATATTCATTAAAATATTCGGGGGTAAAGTTAAGAAAAAGCTTGTAGGACTGTAGGGGAATTCTCAAATGAAGTGaaaataaaatacttttattgttggtaaaatttgatttttatattgAACTGAAAATTATTGAACCAATTAAATTAACCATTTtttaaatatgaaataaaattaataagaacaaaaatactcttaataaatattaatttatttattttagtttaaaaatcgATTGATTAAGTTAATTTAATAATTCTCAATTCAACAGTTTTTTATTCAATtaacataattatatatatatatatttaattatataaaatattattttttatattaattacataaataattatttaaaataataaatatgattaAATGACTCTAGATgatgcattaaaattaaatttcaattataatactatatcaaaaaatatctttattttatggtAACTTATATGtgaactttttttatttattggaaTGGTAATAGTGTTTTGTTGAAATGTGAATTattgaaatattatttttaaatatggAATCGTTTAATTAAAAAGTATAAGTTAGACTATTGAATTtgtcaaaaatataaaaattaaaatgtctAATTTATAAAAGTACAAAAATCACactatttaatttatattaaaaaaataaaaaaatttaaaaaataaaaattaaactctcTAATTTATATACAtttcataaatttaaaaaatacaaaaattataatattaaaatatattactatttttatttttatagtaaaaaaGAATATATTGATGGTGGTAAAAGGTTGGAATTTTTTCTTGTGGGTCCCACCTCGATGACTCACTAACCCGACGTGGCTAACagaaaaaacagagaaagaaattaacagAGCCACTCTGTTTCATTCCCTTGTCTCTTGTCTCCCACCATTTTGTGccaacataataataataataataataataataataataataataataataattcaccGATAATATTCATTAATTGAGAAAAATGTTTTCTTAATATTAAACATTATATATGATAGCTAATTGAAGACTATTTAATGTATATTTAACACCATTGATCCAAttttaacatatttaattaGAGAGTCAAATCAAAACACGTAACACTATCTTTAACTATCACCCATGGTCAATACTTTTACATTCTGAATGAAtctctctcaatttttttaagacTTCACGGTGTATCTTTTCATCCTTATAAATTGGTGTGAGCACCGTTTCttcataataataaaagaaaaaacacCCCCTCCCTTAACTTGTGTTGTGAGAGAAAAGAGTCTCCATTCACGTGTCTCTCTTCCTTTCCTtgctcctcttcctcctcttgtttCATTTCTCGTTTCCATTACccaatataataataataataataaatgattttttctttaattcttgcCTTATATTAAGGCCATTCTCAGGCGGTGGTTGATGTATCTTTGTGGGGTTGTTGTtgtcatcattattattattcaataataatattattaattaatataaatatataaagagAAGAAGGCTCTTAAATTTAGTTAAAGGGTGCTGAAGTGATTTTGATACAGTGgttttagtttttaaaacttgcaaagtgagagagagagaacaaaagaagaaaaatggaagcaaagaagcaaaagggtacttcttcttcatttccttCTGAGCTTTTTGGTTCCAAAGAGTCTCAACCATCACCTTCTTCTGGAATTTTTGGCTCTATATTTTCTTCTCAGTCACCTAAGGTCAATgaattttctttcatttttcctttttcattcttatttatttaattcattttgtttttattttttgcatttCATGCTTAGGTTGATGATGATTTCTCCTATGTAACagattttcttttacttttgcatttgctctttgattttgtttttattgttccTGCAACATATAATTCCAAAGAACAAAGATAAGCATTTAATTTATACGTGAAGATGAATTGAATTTAGTTAGCTTTTCCAAGTTCTTTGAATCATCATAACAAAGTTTTCATTGCAAATAAGCATCTcttagtgtttttttttaatttatttatttatttatttgtgttgATTCAGGTATTAGGTAGAGAATCTCTGCGTTCTGAGTTGAATGGAAAAATTGCTAATGAATCATGGAAAATTCGTAATCAAGGTAAAATTCTCTAGGCGTagactcattttttttttctaacaaCTTTTGGTTATAGCATTTTTTGTGATGTTTTAAGATGAAATATTTGGCAAGATcacataatattatatttttcctTCTATTTTCCGAATTTTCCTAATTTTCCTTAATGTAGTTGCGTGTGTCAGTTATCTGATCCATTAATAGTGGTCTTGATTCAATTCACCcagataaatataattttttaatataataattaagatCATAATAAAACTTATTTCTGTACTATAAATTATTTATGGACACTCACATGCAGAATTTTAAGTTAATAATTAAGAATTATTAGATCAGAATTCAgtcaaatttattaaattatttaattatttttaaatatcaattttACAATAATATAATTTGCACGTGAGTTTTCGCAATTATTTATGGTTAATTTGACCCATTTAATTCACATACATGAATCTTGttatttctgtttttgttttatGTTGTTGATGGTGTGAATGAATGAATAATACAGATGGAAACTCGAAGGGAAATAAAGAAATGGAAAGTGAGAATAAAGCAAATGAGGATATGAGTTGGATGTATGAGGATCAAAGGGTTCAACCATGTCACCTTAGTTCATCGATCATGTATGGCGCTCAGGACATATATTCGCAGCCTCAGAGTACACACAATTCAGGATACACCTCCTCGGTCAGTCCATTCCATTTGAGACTTACTCTTACTTTGTCACtatatcaattttattttctgcatttTATTTTGTCCATAAGTTTTCAGGACTAAGAATGCCtaacaatttattttaatttttttggtgtttaacagctcaagaACGAGGGGATAGAAGATGATTCAGGAAGTGCTTCAAGAGGAAATTGGTGGCAAGGTATGTTATGTTATGTGACATATGCATGTGTTACTTATATGTTTATATCATCAAAGCATGCATTTGCAATGTGAAAAATTGATTATGGTTTGTATTGTTGTGTCACAATTTTCCTTTATTCTGATGTTGTTTTTGTTGACTTTCTAACCAGGGGGTCTGTATTATTGAAAAGTCACTCTTCCCAAcagagattatatatatatactcctCAATCAAGGTATATGATTCTGTGAAACTATGCTCAAATGGCAATATTAGATATCTGTCACTCTTTTTTTCCTTGAATAAAAtcacaaataaatttaaatttcagacaaattaattttttttaaaaaatattaatgaagtCCTTCACGATAATAAACGTAAACAAGTTAGTTCAAATTAAGATGTTCTACCCTAGTTATAGGGGTAAGTTAGAAGTAATGTGTCTATATTCGCTATGTTGAAAAAATTTATTAGTACTTTTTTTAAGGGACTAATCTatccaaaatataaattttcagAAATTTATGTGTTACttagctcttttttttttcttttagacTTTTAGATTGAGTTGGTTTGAAAAGTAAGAACTCTCAAAAGTGGAAAAAAGCTAAGACTTATACTCCGGAGCTTGTTTggtttctgtttttattttcagttatttgtgaaaaataatgataatagaatatgagattttgttgttttcaatttttctttcattaaatATGAAAAGATTCAAAATACTGAAAGTGATTGATCGAGAGGAAAATAAGAGGCAGAGGAAAAGATGATAGATAACTAATGGTTGTATTTTCTAAATAAAACTTGtaaaacgaaaataaaaaataaaaactcataaagaagaagaaaagcggccttgtatgtatatatgtgtgtgtgtacACAAGAATTCTAGTTATATACTTATATTACCATCCTCCATGTTCAGATtgtgatgtttttttttttttttgttattcatATTATTGCAGGTATACATAGGAGGGTATAAGTATAACATAGCATTATAGCCCATCTTTTATTATATGGAAGAAACTATACAGTGTAGTCAGAACTCAGAAGAATGTTGTTGTGGACAACTAGCTAATTTATTCGCTTTCAACCTTTGATTtccatttctttctttctttgtatgtaaagattattattatcattatgcTTGGTAATCTTATAAATGATATATAGCTTTGTATGTAACATTAGCTACAATTATATGTGGCTGAAACTTAAGTTATTATTTTGCCCTGCTTTGTATTTCACCAATGATGACTGGTTTTGGAACAAAATAGGTGGGTGTTATTACTCTCTTCAACATTTGAGTTTATTGATAATACTATAGTTGTTTTCTTTAAAGATACTCACATAGTTGGTTATTCACATTAACTAAATCTTCAACATCCATTTATTTATTCCTTTAGTCTCTGAATTGACCAAGATCAAATAATGATACTCCAATGTGATAGTAGTATCTTTAGTACTATAATCTTTGTGCAAGAGAATTATTTGATGAACAAAGTATTAAAACCTAAAAGGCATAGGTTCATGAATCATTTTCAAACTATATCATCCAATACAATGCTTAAACCCTTCAAAGATGGTGGGTGGGTACGTGTGTTGTGGCCTCATCTATGAAAGCAGAAATGATCTAGAAACATGTCAAAAAGCTTGTTAACTAACTAGTCAATTCCATTTGTTTTTAAAAGGGTTTCTAGTCCCTGGTTTATTCCCTCATCGAAAACATAGATTTGTCCTATTCACCTATCCTTATCCTTATCTATTATTAATGGTAGCCCGGAACAATAACTCCTAAGAACCCTTCTGTTTGGCCATTGAAAAAATGATATTGGTTACTTGcatgaatttaaatttaattttaatatactgtataaaaaattttatatatatatatatatatatatataattatgttaataaaaataattatttaaataaatagaCGTGATTAAACGAttgtataaaataattaatattgtcTGTAACAATATTAAACTCTATTTATTACTTTTGTTAAATACCATCATGAACTTTTTTTTTCCTCAAACTTTATTTTTCCTCTGTTTTCTGGTGTCTAATATAAAAAATGAGTTCATATGATAATATTTGGTTGTTGaagaagattttttttttcttttccaaagCACAGTGTTAAGGTAAAGATATGAGACATAGTTTCACTATTTAGCATATCTTAGTGGCCATGTGATTGGAATTATAAGATTCCAATATTATTAGATAAAGCTAGCGTGAAATTAAATATGGAATTTAAAGTAAAGTAGAAGAGAGGTGTAGAAACATTAATTAAGAGTGAAATGGCATGATTTATGAAGGACAGTTATAAGCTGCCAGCTATTATTATAAGAAAGTAATAACATTACAAAGTTACAAGGAGAATACaacaaagtagtgatcacatATAGTAGTAGCTATCACAGCTATGGAGCCTTCAAATCCAGTCCTCCTTTTTTTCACCAACAAATTTATGGTAGAGTGTAAGCTGCAAAAGTCACCAATTTTTTTTGTGAGCAATAAAATCTACTTGTTAGATCAAAATTGGGACTCACTAAGTCACTATTCTACACACTAtcgccaaaaaaaaaaaattgtgacaTACATGAACACATTTTTAAAAAACTCTCTTGTTAAATAGTTGATTTGCAAATTAAATAAGTACACATATCATTTCTATATGTTAGTGTGTGCAAATATTCTATTTGTCATATATATTTACATCAAATTCAAATGAGCATGGATTTTTGGTTAATTATATAAGTGTAAATTTGATGCTTAGGAAGATTGTATCTAAACTAAAGTTAAACCAAATATCAATTCTACGAACTACCTAACTTTTATGTAGTTGTGatctatatatattaattagtaTATTTAAATGGATATTTCTCCGTCATGATAGCTTGACTAGagttaatgtaaaaaaaatgaaaaaattagtTAATGTTGATTCAAAcgtaaaacaaaaacaaaaaaaatattggtcacctataatttttcttaaaactaTTTAAACTTTAATAAATGAAAATGTGAAAACTCGGGTGAAGTCGACTTTACGTGAAATTGATATTTGAGAatcgttagataaaaatttagtcaaattaatcaaatcatctaacgactctcaggtatcaacttcacgtgaaatcaACTGCACCAAAAAAAGAGTTCTTATACTTACGTCCACACTGGTAACCAACGGGGCGGTTGGCAAAGTTGCAACGCTTGGGGATGGTGATGGCAATCTTAGGGTCAACGCCGGACATCTTGGCCGTGTTAGAGAGCAGAACAGCGCAGAGGCAAGCTGGATTCTGGCCAAATTTCTTGACCTGAACACAGCAACTCTGCGACACGCTCGCATTCTCATCTTGCGCCGCTGTGGCGCAAGGTGCTAGCTTAATAGCCTCATTGTCTGGGGTAGTGTTTTTCCCACATTCCCCAGCACCTTCCACTCTATAAATCTGTGAGATGCTAGCAATGGCCACAAGGGCAAGAATGAACATCATCTTAGTGTGACCCTCCATTTTCTCACAACTTTCTTTTTTCTAAGTTACTATCAAGTGAAGTACTTAGTAGTTAGTAGTACTTGGATTAGATATTTCACATGCAAGTGCAACACTACCTTGGACATTATGAGGTTTTTATAGCCCAAAAAAGGCACATACTAAAGTGCTTATTCCAGTCACACCCACCTTAGAATAATGGAGCTTGCACTAGGAAAATTGTTGGATCAGTTTCTTTTTGTTAACAATTGCAccacttttaaatatttttcttatggggtgaaattttaaattagtctctAATAATTTTGTAGTGGACAAATTTATCTTTAACAAAAAGATTAATAAATTGATCCTTGATCTTTTAGAATATTCAATGAATTAGTTCCTAACAAAACAAATGAACAAAATTACTcttattttttaagattttagactATTTAATCTCCAATAATGATACTACTTTTGAGGGAAAAAAAGGAatgatttgtcattttttaaagaatattaaaaataatttgtattttattttttttatcaaaaaactaatttgtttaatattctaaaaaattaaggatcaatttgtcaattttttttattaaaaactaatttacttgatacaaaataattaaaagactaatttaacatataactctctttttattaatatctaaattttattatcataATCTCAGAAATTTAGTTTAAAACTTCATGAACGGCCTATCTCAATTCATAATTACATATcaattcaattttctttttaatatctaaattttcttttttcagtTGCTCCACTTTTGCTATAAAAAACTGGTGTGAAAACAATGTGGTTCATTCTCTTGTCTAATCAAGGTTGGTGAGATTGCTAAAATAATTCTGTAAGTTGTTGAGATCATTCTAGATGCTGCCATTAGTGCATTACTCATATTATGTTAATCAGAAGAGCATTTTATTCTGCCACCTAATTATTACTTTCCTCTTTATTAATTGGAAAATGAAAGCACTCGCTAAATCCCTAATCAATCAGGTAAGTCACAAGTGCGTTCAAACTGAAAAACTTATTGGGGTACTAAGAACCaaacttatttttataaaattaaatcctTATGTGCTAGACAACAAAGTAATTCTGTGTTATTTGTTggttaccaaaaaaaaaaagtttagttAAGACATATatcatttataattatttttcttaaagaAATCCAGAATGAGTCATCTTTTCAATAATTCAAACGTAATCAAATGAAAAATTTAACCTTAAAAGTATATTAATTGTTTAAGTacttaattttgatttattattattataaaatgaCTTTTATGTATAACAGATTCTATTctttgtatttgaatttttttttttatcgaagttacttagattttagttctAGATAGGACAAATATTTGATTATTCGTATGCTTTTAAAATACTCATGTGTTGTCTCTCATTTTTCCTCTATTATCTAGTCTAATACCGGTCAATTACGAGCAAGAGTAAGTACAGAAGATGCATAGGTTGATGGAATACAAGGAGATGATATTATCGGTTGAGTACTTTGGGATATACTTGGATGTGAATTTGAGACCTGTGAAGACATAAAAATCGATTATTGATAAACTAAAGACTAAATTTGTGAGGAAAGAAGGTAGAGAGGTTCATTACGTTGCAAAGAAGTTTTTTTTAGGATGAAGATAATGAAAAAGACGAGATAATTTAGTGAATTAAGGTGAGAAGTAGTGTAGACACCCAAAAATTTAAGAGGATTGAATATTAGTGATGcaataattcaaaatataactaTTTTGTTTAAATAATGCTGATACTTTTTTAAGGAGGatgacattttttaaaaaagattgtGTATTTAtgcaataatttaaattttgttgagATGCTTTCAATTCAAACATTACCAAAAAGAAGGGAAAAAAGAAGGAGTTTGTGAAAAGATTTTTTTCATTTGCAAATAAGGAGTAATA includes:
- the LOC130961605 gene encoding putative lipid-transfer protein DIR1, encoding MEGHTKMMFILALVAIASISQIYRVEGAGECGKNTTPDNEAIKLAPCATAAQDENASVSQSCCVQVKKFGQNPACLCAVLLSNTAKMSGVDPKIAITIPKRCNFANRPVGYQCGPYTLP
- the LOC130960247 gene encoding uncharacterized protein LOC130960247; its protein translation is MEAKKQKGTSSSFPSELFGSKESQPSPSSGIFGSIFSSQSPKVLGRESLRSELNGKIANESWKIRNQDGNSKGNKEMESENKANEDMSWMYEDQRVQPCHLSSSIMYGAQDIYSQPQSTHNSGYTSSLKNEGIEDDSGSASRGNWWQGGLYY